In Aerococcus loyolae, a genomic segment contains:
- a CDS encoding PTS sugar transporter subunit IIA, producing the protein MAKGELVPLETVSDPVFSQKMMGDGYAIEPDDGAIYAPVTGTVTTVFPTQHAIGMESEEGLEILLHLGFNTVDLDGKPFNSKVAAGDQVKAGQLLTQMDLEAVRQAGAETTCVLVLTQADQVESLQLTDPKAVQAGDKVGQVTLKG; encoded by the coding sequence ATTGCTAAGGGAGAATTAGTGCCTTTAGAGACAGTCTCTGACCCGGTCTTTAGCCAAAAGATGATGGGGGACGGCTATGCCATTGAGCCCGATGACGGCGCCATTTATGCCCCAGTGACTGGGACGGTGACTACAGTATTTCCTACCCAACATGCCATTGGTATGGAAAGTGAGGAAGGACTCGAAATCCTCCTCCATTTAGGCTTTAACACTGTTGATTTGGATGGAAAACCGTTTAACTCTAAGGTAGCTGCCGGTGACCAAGTCAAAGCCGGCCAGCTCTTGACCCAAATGGACCTGGAAGCCGTTCGCCAAGCGGGAGCAGAAACGACTTGTGTGCTGGTTTTAACCCAAGCGGACCAAGTGGAAAGCTTGCAGCTGACTGATCCTAAAGCCGTTCAAGCAGGGGATAAGGTTGGTCAAGTGACTTTGAAGGGCTAG